One genomic window of Brachionichthys hirsutus isolate HB-005 chromosome 22, CSIRO-AGI_Bhir_v1, whole genome shotgun sequence includes the following:
- the itfg2 gene encoding KICSTOR complex protein ITFG2 has translation MRSLNYVQRVSLDFTGTLFPHAICLGDADNDSLNELVVGDTSGKLHVYKNDDSKPWMTRTCVGMLTCVAVGDVCNKGKNFVVAVGAEGWFHLFDLTAATASKSDSSSQHEFTPADDQKPLFTQHIPANTKVILISDIDGDGRCELVVGYTDRVVRAFRWEESSDSSDSGSGQLVLLKKWLLEGQVDSLSVNPGPEGLPELMVSQPGCGYAILLCSWTQHDSSSSGEEGPSTPGSEGPSRDVILHLTTGRIHNKNVSTHLIGSISKGSKEESSKCGLFALCTLDGTLKLMDSSEQLLWSVQVDHQLFALQKLDVTGDGREEVVACAWDGQTYIIDHNRTVVRFQFDENVNAFCAGQYTCKEGKNCPCLVYVSFNHKIYVYWRVQLERMESTNLLRILEDKPEFKCHLRLLGVDPEDPAAVRATVADVLYKDCVNTL, from the exons ATGCGGTCCTTGAATTATGTGCAACGCGTCAGCCTGGACTTTACCGGAACCCTGTTTCCTCACGCCATCTGTCTGGGAGACGCAGATAACGACTCG TTGAACGAGCTGGTTGTCGGGGACACCAGTGGAAAACTGCACGTGTACAAGAATGACGACTCCAAACCCTGGATGACGAGAACCTGTGTGGGAATG ctgaCCTGTGTTGCAGTTGGAGACGTGTGCAACAAAGGAAAG AACTTCGTGGTAGCCGTTGGAGCCGAGGGATGGTTTCACCTCTTTGACTTAACAGCTGCCACCGCAAGTAAATCGGATTCATCCAGTCAGCATGAATTCACGCCCGCCGATGACCAGAAGCCCCTCTTTACCCAACATATTCCTGCCAACACCAAAGTCATTCTCATTAGTGACATTG ATGGCGACGGACGCTGCGAGCTGGTCGTGGGCTACACGGACCGAGTGGTACGAGCTTTCCGATGGGAGGAGTCTTCGGACAGCTCAGATTCGGGATCTGGACAGCTGGTCCTGCTGAAGAAATGGCTTCTGGAGGGGCAG GTGGATAGTCTGTCAGTGAatccgggtccagagggtttACCAGAGCTAATGGTGTCTCAGCCAGGCTGTGGCTACGCTATCCTGCTGTGCTCCTGGACTCAACATGACTCCAGCAGCTCAGGAGAGGAGGGCCCTTCCACCCCTGGGAG TGAGGGCCCTTCCAGAGATGTAATTCTCCATCTGACCACTGGGCGGATACACAATAAGAATGTTTCCACCCATCTGATTGGAAGCATAAGTAAAG GTTCTAAAGAGGAGTCTTCTAAATGTGGGCTGTTTGCGCTCTGTACATTAGATG GTACCCTGAAGTTAATGGACAGCTCAGAGCAGCTGCTGTGGTCCGTCCAGGTCGATCATCAGCTCTTCGCTCTGCAGAAGCTCGACGTTACG GGAGacgggagggaggaggtggtggCGTGCGCCTGGGACGGTCAAACCTACATCATTGATCACAATCGGACAGTAGTGAGGTTCCAGTTTGACGAGAACGTCAACGCCTTCTGTGCAG gTCAATATACATGTAAGGAGGGAAAGAATTGCCCCTGTCTCGTTTACGTGAGTTTCAACCACAAAATCTACGTGTACTGGCGGGTGCAGCTGGAGCGCATGGAGTCCACTAACCTGCTGCGGATCCTGGAGGACAAACCTGAATTTAAGTGCCACCTGAGGCTGCTGGGAGTCG